A stretch of DNA from Micromonospora sp. NBC_01813:
TTCGCCACCGCCGACGAGGTCGCGGCGGCGGTGACGTGGCTTGCCGGCGACTCGGCCAGTTACATCTCCGGGGCGGTCATCCCCGTCGACGGCGGCCTCGGCATGGGCCACTGACGGTCCGTCCCGCCTGACCCGGCCCTGCCGTGCCCAGCCACGACCCCGGCTGTCGAACCTTGAATGGAGAAACCTGTGTCCGCACTGCTGGCCGGTAAGCGGCTGCTCGTCACCGGCGTCATCACCGACCAGTCGATCGCCTTCTCGGTCGCCAAGCTCGCCCAGGAGAACGGCGCCACCGTCGTGCTGACCGGCTTCGGCCGGATGTCACTGGTGGAGCGGATCGCGAAGCGGCTGCCGGAACCGGCGCCGGTGATCGAGCTCGACGTGACCAACCCGGAGCATCTGGCCGGCCTCGCCGACAAGGTACGCGAGCACGTCGACGGCCTCGACGGCGTCGTGCACTCGATCGGCTTCGCCCCGCAGAGCTGCCTCGGCGGCGGGTTCCTCGACGCGCCGTGGGAGGACGTGGCGACCGCCCTGCACGTCTCGACCTTCTCGTACAAGTCGCTGGCGATGGCGGCGTTGCCGCTGATGCGCCCGGGCGGCGCGGTGGTCGGGCTCACCTTCGACGCCACCCTCGCCTGGCCGGTGTACGACTGGATGGGCGTGGCCAAGGCCGGTCTGGAGTCAGCCTCCCGCTACCTGGCGCTGCACCTGGGGCCGAAGGGGATCCGCAGCAACCTGGTCGCCGCCGGACCGCTGCGTACCATGGCGGCGAAGTCGATCCCCGGCTTCGAGGCCTTCGAGCACGCCTGGACGGAGCGGGCCCCGCTGGGCTGGCAGCTCTCCGACCAGGAGCCGGCCGCACGGGCGTGCCTGGCGCTGCTGTCCGACTGGTTCCCGGCCACCACCGGGGAGATCGTCCACGTCGACGGCGGCTACCACGCCATCGGTGCCTGACCCGAAGCACGTGATCGGGGTGCGCCGCCGCCGGCCCGGGCGCGACCAGGAAGAATGACGACCATGGTGTACGACGCACTGGTCCTGCTCTCGTTCGGCGGCCCGGAAGGGCCCGACGACGTGCTGCCCTTCCTGACCAACGTCACCCGGGGGCGCAACGTGCCGCCGGAGCGGCTCGCGGAGGTCGCCGAGCACTACCAGCACTTCGGCGGCGTGTCGCCGATCAATCAGCAGTGCCGGGACCTGCTCGCCGCGATCCAGGCCGACTTCGCCGCCAACGGGCTCGACCTGCCGATCTACTGGGGCAACCGGAACTGGCATCCGATGCTGACCGACACGGTGGCGCGGATGCGTGACGACGGGGTGCGCCACGCGCTCGGCTTCGCCACCAGCGCCTACGGCGGATACTCGTCGTGCCGGCAGTACCAGGAGGACATCGCGGCGGCCCGGGCGGCGGTCGGCCCGGACGCCCCGGTGATCGACAAGCTGCGGCAGTTCCACGACCACCCCGGGTTCGTCGGCCCGCACGCCGAGGCGGTCCGGGCCGCCGTGGGCACGCTGGATCCGGCCGTACGCGGGCGCACCCGGCTGGTGTTCACCGCCCACTCGATCCCGGACGCCATGGCGGCGGCCGCTGGCCCCGACGGGGGGCGCTACCAGGCCCAGCTGGCCGAGACCGCCCGGCTGGTCGCCGCCGGCGCCGCGCCGGATCTGCCGTACGACCTGGTCTGGCAGAGCAGGTCCGGGCCGCCGCAGGTGCCGTGGCTGGAGCCGGACATCAACGACCACCTGCGTGACCTGGCCGGGCAGGGCGTGACCGCCGTGGTGGTCAGCCCGATCGGGTTCGTCTCCGACCACCTCGAGGTGGTGTGGGATCTGGACACCGAGGCGGCCGCGACCGCCAAGGAGCTCGGGCTGGCGTACGTCCGGGCCGGCACGCCGGGGACGCACCCGGGGTTCGTCACCATGGTCCGCGAGTTGGTGTCGGAGCGAATTGACCCGCGCGACACCGGGGCGCGACACCGCCTCGGTACGCTGCCAATCTGGGACACCTGCCCGGTGAACTGCTGCACCACCCCCGCCACCACCCCCCGGAGACCGTCGTGATCGACCGCAAGCCCGTCGAGAGTTGGCTGACCGACATGGACGGCGTGCTGGTGCACGAAGGCCAGCCGGTCCCCGGTGCCCCGGAGTTCATCAACCGGCTGCGTACCTCGGGCAAGCCGTTCCTGGTGTTGACGAACAACTCGATCTACACGCCCCGGGATCTGCAGGCGCGGCTCACCCGGATGGGTTTCGACGTGCCGGAGCAGGCGATCTGGACGGCGGCCCTGGCCACCGCCCAGTTCCTCGCCGATCAGCGCCCGGGTGGCACGGCGTACGTGATCGGTGAGGCCGGGCTGACCACGGCGATGCACGCGGTCGGCTACATCCTGAGCGACTACGCCCCGGACTACGTGGTGTTGGGGGAGACCCGCACCTACAGCTTCGAGGCGATCACCAAGGCGGTCCGGCTGATCAACGACGGTGCCCGGTTCATCTGTACCAACCCGGATCCGACCGGGCCGTCGACCGAGGGCGCGTTGCCGGCGGCCGGGTCGGTGGCGGCGATGATCTCGAAGGCGACCGGGGTGGAGCCGTACTTCGTCGGCAAGCCGAACCCGATGATGATGCGGTCGGCGTTGAACACGATCGACGCGCACTCGGAGAGCACCGCGATGATCGGCGACCGGATGGACACCGACGTGTTGTGCGGGCTGGAGGCGGGTCTGCAGACGATCCTGGTGCTCACCGGGATCAGCAACCGGGCCGACATCGACCGTTATCCGTACCGGCCGTCCCGGATCGTCCCGTCGGTGGCCGACCTGATCGACGAGATCTGACCCAAGATCGCGGCGGAAGTCGGGGCGGAGTTACGCGCGGAGGGGGGCGTTGCAGGCGGCGACCAGTGCCCGGCGGCAGGCGATGGTGAGTGGCCGCAGCGCGGCGTCGCGCTGCTGGACCTCGTACCCGTTGACCGCCCCACCCGGCGCCGCGTGTTCGGCCAACGCCAGCACCTGATCCAGGATGCCGGCCCGGGCGAACAGCCGCCGGGCCCGCGGGTCGAAACCGGGCGGCAGATCCATCCCCGCGTCCGGCCGGCGCAGCGCGGCCAGGGCACCGGCCAGCTCCGGCCGCCAGTGGGCGATGTCCAGCCGGGTCAGCGTCGTGGTCGCCTCGACGAGGGCGGTGGAAAGCTCCGCCTCCGCCTCGGCGGCCCCCGGCTCGCCGTGACCGTTGCGCGGAAGCTCCTGCGGCAGCGGGTAGACCCGCCACAGCACCGTCTCGAACGTCACGCCGGAGCCCGAGGTGTGGCTGCGTACCTCGGGGATGACGCCGAGCCCCCGGGCCACCACCGCCTCGCCGGCCAGCAGCGCCGCACCGGTGAACTCACCCGGTCCGGGCAGCCCACGGGGGTCGCCGGGCGCCGGCAACGCCAGCCGGATCTCGTCGGGGCTCAGCTTCGCGAAGCAGGACAGCGCGTCGCGCAGCGGCAGGTCGGTCCAGGCGCCGGGGGCGTCGGCGACCAGATGCTCCTCGTCGCCGGCGATCTGGTCGGCGAGTTCGTCGTACGGCACCAGCCCGGCGCGCCACGCGCGCACCCAGGTCACGAATCGGCTGGACCGGCGCGCGACGAGGGTCGCCGCGCCTGCTGCGGGGGACATGCAGGCTAGGGTACGTGCCCGGCACCCGGTTGTCTCGACACCGGGCACCGGGTCACCATCGGTGGGCGTACCGGGGGCGTGGTCGGCGCGTCGCCCGGTCGGGCCGGGCCGGCGCCGGCTAGCCTGCCCCGATGGGTGGTGACGGGCGGTACGGCGACGACGTGCTGGCGGGCAACTGGCGTCGCCGCCGCACGGTGCCCGAGGTGGACGCCGAGCCGGAACTGGTCGTCGAGGACGCCGACTCGGGTTTCTGCGGCGCGGTCGTCGGCTTCGAATCCGGCGCGGTGACCCTTGAGGACCGGCACGGTCGGCGCCGGCACTTCCCACTCGCCCCGGCGGCGTTCCTGCTCGACGGCCAGCCGGTGACGCTGCGCCGGCCGACCCAGTCGATGGCGACACCCCGCCAGCGTCAGCGCACCGCCTCCGGGTCGGTCGCCGTCGGACGGCAGCCGGCCCGGGTGGCCCAGGCCAGCCGGATCTGGGTCGAAGGTGTGCACGACGCCGCGTTGGTGGAACGGATCTGGGGCGACGACCTGCGGGTCGAGGGTGTGGTGGTCGAGCCGTTGGACGGCATCGACGACCTCGCCGCCGAGGTCGCCACGTTCGCCCCCGGCCCCCAGCGTCGGCTCGG
This window harbors:
- a CDS encoding DUF3097 domain-containing protein; this translates as MGGDGRYGDDVLAGNWRRRRTVPEVDAEPELVVEDADSGFCGAVVGFESGAVTLEDRHGRRRHFPLAPAAFLLDGQPVTLRRPTQSMATPRQRQRTASGSVAVGRQPARVAQASRIWVEGVHDAALVERIWGDDLRVEGVVVEPLDGIDDLAAEVATFAPGPQRRLGVLVDHLVPGSKESRIVAAVTSPYVLVTGHPYVDVWQAVKPDRVGLRQWPQVPRGQPWKEGVCAAVGVAEPAELWRRILSNVHSYQDVETPLINAMERLIDFVTVPPE
- a CDS encoding HAD-IIA family hydrolase gives rise to the protein MGHLPGELLHHPRHHPPETVVIDRKPVESWLTDMDGVLVHEGQPVPGAPEFINRLRTSGKPFLVLTNNSIYTPRDLQARLTRMGFDVPEQAIWTAALATAQFLADQRPGGTAYVIGEAGLTTAMHAVGYILSDYAPDYVVLGETRTYSFEAITKAVRLINDGARFICTNPDPTGPSTEGALPAAGSVAAMISKATGVEPYFVGKPNPMMMRSALNTIDAHSESTAMIGDRMDTDVLCGLEAGLQTILVLTGISNRADIDRYPYRPSRIVPSVADLIDEI
- the fabI gene encoding enoyl-ACP reductase FabI, which encodes MSALLAGKRLLVTGVITDQSIAFSVAKLAQENGATVVLTGFGRMSLVERIAKRLPEPAPVIELDVTNPEHLAGLADKVREHVDGLDGVVHSIGFAPQSCLGGGFLDAPWEDVATALHVSTFSYKSLAMAALPLMRPGGAVVGLTFDATLAWPVYDWMGVAKAGLESASRYLALHLGPKGIRSNLVAAGPLRTMAAKSIPGFEAFEHAWTERAPLGWQLSDQEPAARACLALLSDWFPATTGEIVHVDGGYHAIGA
- a CDS encoding ferrochelatase produces the protein MVYDALVLLSFGGPEGPDDVLPFLTNVTRGRNVPPERLAEVAEHYQHFGGVSPINQQCRDLLAAIQADFAANGLDLPIYWGNRNWHPMLTDTVARMRDDGVRHALGFATSAYGGYSSCRQYQEDIAAARAAVGPDAPVIDKLRQFHDHPGFVGPHAEAVRAAVGTLDPAVRGRTRLVFTAHSIPDAMAAAAGPDGGRYQAQLAETARLVAAGAAPDLPYDLVWQSRSGPPQVPWLEPDINDHLRDLAGQGVTAVVVSPIGFVSDHLEVVWDLDTEAAATAKELGLAYVRAGTPGTHPGFVTMVRELVSERIDPRDTGARHRLGTLPIWDTCPVNCCTTPATTPRRPS